The Culex quinquefasciatus strain JHB chromosome 2, VPISU_Cqui_1.0_pri_paternal, whole genome shotgun sequence genome contains the following window.
CTTACttacttttattgcaaattaaaagTGGTAACAAAATCAAGATTGAGTTACGCTTTGACGCACGCGTTGTCGGGCACACTAAACTTTTCATCTGCCTTACAAATTTTGTCTTTGTAAACGAGCTTTCCGGCCATCAGATAACACTGATAGTACTGTCGAGGATTGGCAGTGTCAACGAAATTACCCTCCTTCATACATTTGTACTCACACTGGTCGGTCATCGGATTGTACGCGGATCCCAGTCCACAGGAGAACATTAAGGGCGTAACTTTGGTCGGAGTAACGGTGGTGTCGTACGTACAGTACACGTAGAACTGAGTGTCATCTGGATACGGCAGATAAATAGAAGTAGCGGCGGGAGCGCTTGGGCATGTCACCGTTGGACACTTTCCGGCCTGAGCCACACAGCCGCTGGTTTTGCTGCTGAACTTGTAGCCTTCGGGGCAGTCGTAGTCCTGCGGTGGGGCACCTTGCGCCGAGCAGAAGTGGTACACCTGGCACGAATAAGGATCCGGGTAGAATCCGATACCGGTGCAGGTGAAGGCGGGCTTGGCCTGTGCGCAACTCGCTTCTGCAGGGTCCGGAGTCTTCTGACAAACGGCGCCGGTCACCGTGGTAGACATGCTGCAGAACGGAGTGGCGGGCGGACAGGTCTTCTTGGGATTGGTGTTGTCTGCAACCATGGCTGTGATAGTAATTGCAGCGATGCAGACTTTGATCACGGTACAGGAAGCGCAGACAGCGGACTTTGTCAAATCACAGGATTTTTCCGTGTATGTTGGTGCAGTGCCCTGGCGTAGAGAGCCCTGCACGAACGACGTTTCCGCTGCAGGATCGCGTAACTTTCCAGGAACAAACTCCTGTTCAGTTTCGTCTGGTATGCTACTTGCCTGTTGGATAGAATACAGTTATATAATTGCGCCAAAATACGACAAACCAGAACTTACCAGCACGGCAGCGATTTGAACCAAGATCGTCAACACTGTTCGCGGTTTCATGGTCGAGGATGAACTTGTTCTTCCGAGCTGAGAGTTTTGTTGCTTTTATACGCATCTAAATTTGGCCGGGCAGGTCCTCGTACAGTTTCAGGAACCTGTTTTGCACGTATGCATTTTGGCATTTCTTTGCATCTGGATTAACCCTTTGCTGTCCAATTTAGATAAAAAATGTGATGTGAACACATAAGTGAGATGCTTGCATTCAACCAGAGTTGTCTGATTTTtacgaaaatgatttttgaaaaattacttgaaaaaacacccaaaatcaGGATCCACTCGGATCGTGTTGCGccctttgacaaagttgtagggaatcgAAACTCACATTTGGACCATTTTGAACGAGATCTGCGCCACCTGTTGTCAACATCGTAAAGCGATGTGTTTCCCCATACAATTAAACAttaacaataataaaaatttattgatttgatatatttttcacatttattcAATGATATATTCACCCTTAAACACACCTGTTGTCGGCCGGACTAAACTTTTGCGTCGCAGCACAAACCATGTCTCGCGGAACAAGAACACCGTTCAGGTAGTAACACTGATAGTACTGCCGCGGATTGGCACTGTCAACGAACAATCCTTCCTTGGGGCACGTGAACACACAACGGTCCGTTGCTGGATTGTACGCGGCTCCCTGTCCGCACGATAAAACATAAGCTCCCAAGAAACTGGGCGGAGACTTGGTTCTGTCGTACGAACAGTACACGTAGTACTGAGTGTCCGCCGGGTACGTCTGGTAGACCGCATCCGGATTGTCCGGCTTGCAGGTGAACGTCGGACATGCTACCGAAGACAGCGCACAACCGTTGGCCTTGCTGCTGAACCGGTACCCGCCGGGACACTCGTAGTCATCTGCCACGGCACCCAGCGCCGAGCAGTAGTGGTACAGCTGGCAGGACTTCAGATCCGGATAGAAGCCGACTCCGGTGCACGTAAAGGTCGACTTGGCTGGGGCGCATTCCGCCACGGTTGGGTCCGGAATTTTCTGGCAAACGCCTCCGGTGACGGTCGCCGACATGCTGCAGTACGGAATGTTGGCCGGACAGTCCTGGATGGGATTTTTGGTGTCATCCGTTGAGAGACAGAGTTTGATCTTCCCACAGTCGGTGCAGGTCGACGAGCGCGTTGCGTCACAGTCTTTTATCGTATATCTTGCGGCTGTTTGGCGGGAAGTTTCCCGTAATGTTCCCGGGACGAATTCGGGTGGTGCTACAGCGGCTAAGCAGCTAGCCTGTTTCGTGGAACGATTTCTTCAAATATTcgaataaaaattgtaaaaaaaacagaacttaccaaaatggcaaaaaatgcaGCTAAAATCTGTAACACTGTTGGTGGTTTCATGGTCAAGAATGAACTTGTTGTTCCAACGTGAGAGTTTTGTTCCTTATATACGCATCTCAATTTGACCAAAAAGATCCTGGTACAGTTACAGGAACCTGTTTTGCATTTGAATGTATATTGCaatatgtaatttttcattttgggaCCTGCAATAACCCTTagctttcttttattttttaagttgtttaaaaatctactttttaacTGTGATTTTATGTTTCAATTAGCTACTGTCAAAtaacttaaatatttcaaaatatatgtaGCGCAAGGGTTGAAGGTTCATTGATCTTCAACACAGATGAATCCCGAATTTTATACTACCCActcgtttaaaatatttctgaaaaatgtTAGTACAGTCAAACCTCGTAATTGCCTAGAATATTGTGAAGTCAATCTTCAAAAGATTTGTAGTTTTAATTCAACAATAATATCAttaattatcaaaaataaaatttcatgctTGGATGTCAAACTCGAATGAAAAACACTATAAACAGctccgaaatatttttgttctgtTAGTCGTTAACGGAGCTTCACCGTATCATTCATTCGGATTAGCTGCAGTTGCATTCCTCCCAACATCCATCTTCAATTTTTATTGAGGAACTTATCTTTCGAACGCTTTGCACTCTTTCAATGCCCCCACCATTCTTTggccacagaaaaaaaaatgtttttgtagttaagataaatatttttttttgtaaaaaaaagttgcgtttGTAGAggaaataattattattattggcGACATTTGTTTTCGCTGTGCTTCCAATGTGTATTTGAAACCAACACGAAGATCATTGGCCGCTCGTTAAGGTCTAAAGAACTGCCAAAAATTATGGATTTTGTACTCCTTTCGCATTGCGTCACAGTTCTTTACAACTTGTTGACTCAGTTGGACTCAGCACGCCAGAAAGGTTGGATTTGATGATTTTCTGGAGATAATAATGACCAAAGATAAAAAAGTGCAATGCaaaaaaagtgatgaaaaaatctttttttaaatgcactGTACACAAGtccagatgttttgcaatcattggttttcaaaatatcaatgtatttttgcggtactgttaatcggaatttcacaaaaatgcaaatcatttttaaacgattcaaaacatgctaaaactcatataaattgtgaagtttttcgaaaaaaaatcttttttgccccctaatttttTTGGGTGGATTTTGATGGGAGaagacaacatatttttttataatattattttattgGGTATTTTTCGGTGCtgagacctggttaggaccgagtcggctttaataattacatttgacttaaggggttacatacatgtagaaaatatttttttttcataattccgAATATTTATTCaatcctttaaaaatattaattccaatcactccttaaagtttcatgaagatatgtaATGTTTTAAGTAAGtagaagacgatttaagtttaaagttctgccatgcgcaaagcggactgtcaaactttgtgaacgtttttctcggaacaccgagttgattttcGGGTGCcccgatatctcgagattggatggaccaaattggctgaaatttggggtgaagatcctcaagacatatcccgtgtgcacgacgaagcccgatttttaaattttgcttatttaaaaaatacaaaaatcaaaaacggtcgatttttaatatgaaaaacacaaacatatttttatcttttttaaaaaataaactttttgaatatcggacttcgtcatgcacacgagaccgGTTTAATcagtcttcacaaaaattttgagccgatttggtcgaagcagtgttgagatatagtggcacccgttttttgaaattactaacttcaaatagctatatctcggcaatgatgctaccaaatgtcttcaaatttatgttgataatagttaaaaatgttaatgttaaagtccggaaaacaatttttaaaaaagtttgcgTGTGTGCCAATACCAACCCTTGACatgtttgccgatttacatgtatgtaaccccttaaagctaagagtaattacaaaggatcttgtgtgtaaatgttagtgggaggggagccgattacccgcggacTACTCGGGGTTAGAAGGAAAGGGTTTGATTTTAAGGGACAAGTCGTGGGAAGGGAAAAAGGGGCGACATATTTTTAAAGTATGATATTTAGgccactgcaaatatttttcaaagcagaGGGGGTGGCAtatgcttttaattttttttcaacgacCTAAATATCATAccttaaaaatcacatttttatgTATGGATTTGATTTACGTGATTACTGTTTTGAATTCATTAAATGTGTATGTATGGAtttgagatttgtctgatcacgccttctgtcGTATGGGGAactaaatgttggccccggtcaaacctagaggttaggttgtTAGCTCAGtctaggtgtaggagtcgtctccctgggtcctgtctcggtggagtcactggtaggcatttggactaacaatccaaatgtCGTCAGTTCAAATACAATATTAGTGGAAAGAAATTTTGTTTGCCATTTTGCAAtggtttgaagttttttgaaattgacaatattaattgttttaaaaactgctttaaatggaaatttgccaaaacatttaaaaaaactccaatttCCATTTTGCTGTGAACTATGACAACAAAATAcactattttttctgattttactATAAGTGAAtctgttgttttgaatgaactTCGTTTTGGATGAACTTCGTTTTGTGTTTCTAAAATCTCAGTAAAATACAAATTTCTGAATCATAAATTCAGTTGATACAACACACAAAATTGCATCAATTTGTAACTATGATTATTTTGTGTCAAGgggttatattttgtattttgaactTCTCTAactttttcagtaattttcctgtacaaatttattgttaaataacaaaatgagAGTATCTTGAAATTTCCATGataatcaaaagttttgtaattggcatgcttcgatttttttttgcggtgaaaaatcAATAGTCCTGGTTATTATTATCACTTTGTTAATTATTCATGTTAAAGACAACTAACTTGCCTGCAATACCTCATAAATTTATATGGAATGGACTGAAACCACAAAAATGATCTCATGATTTATTTCGGtaagttgatttattttttatttagaatatttgaaaattgtcggACTTTTATgatgaattttctgtaattttcgtTTGAATGAAACATGTTATAGGTTAAAATTTGCCATCTTTGATTCATCCttacaattttcacaaattgatgaaattgatttaaattaacTTCATTAGGAAAACAAGCTACCAaatgtaaatgtttttttttatgttggtgtaagtattagggtgggtacgtttttcaaaaagttctccgatcaagttttagtatggttccccttaaagggcatgcccatagggactctcatgccaaatatcagctgatttggttgaaaactggctgcgcgcatcagggttaaagtttacatgggaattactgtgggaaatttgggagcgagttgtggcgctataaccacggcatgTAATTGCCTGGGCATCTGTGGTAATACGATGTCCCATTCCAGTGAGTCCCAAAACAGCACATGGAACACGGACACTTTTCCAGCATGATGGCTTCAAAGAattaacgtttaaaaaaaaaaatactatattGTAAATTGAAAACCATATACTAATAACTTCCATTATCTCATCAACAGTGAGCGAGTTGTGCgagagcgtatggtggtgtgtccccacgcttcttcctcccctgtagattcagaactgtattgtgGTTTGAACACACAccctgtgctcaaactcaatccaattcaacgaatcatctctgcggtaaactttacgcagtaggcctggccggtttaacgttttgtgatgtttcaatgcattctaatgcaatggtgcactacaaatgttaataaatgacaagaagaggctaggcgtcatctaacctaaggcactctccaggatcccttcgaaagattggctgcgctagggtttgattagattagattagattagattagaattacTATGAGAAATTtggactttttgttcaaacgctcctacaggtctggaaaaatcacgcgccaacttctggtatggtcaggcctaaggaGAATGGTCTcgagaacacttttcccaaagagagcatatggattcgttgtccctagacctggcgcattgGAAAACAAtctgatgtctccggaatcaacggttttccctgaaaaagcatcaaattttccttagcatgctacgaaagcttgatgaacaccgcgacgccatatgtcaggtAGCTACCTCGTGGGTGAGAAACTGCTGGAATATTCAATTTCAACCCTCTTTTAAAGTACAAAATGATCATTTTgagcaatcctgatattatttagtcgaattcagaatctttgcataccAAATTTGAGTTATGTTgctaatatttcaaccacgtgttAGCTacctgacatatggcgtcgcggtgttcctCAAgcttgcccctgattttttggatcaATTTTGAATGGGGGGGgacttaaactttaaaaaatatttgcaacggccttattgaaaaaaatgcaacaacgCAAAACATAGTTCTTAAGGTCCAATTAATTTTTGAGATTCAATGCCCCAAACTTTTTCCTCGTCAAGGATGCCAGATGCACAGATTTGTTTGtatttcacagacatttgagcttgtgCCAGGCACTGTTTGTAACGAAACTTATTTCGATAGTCTTCAAATGCATAACAACGTAATTTCTGATGGATTTTCATGATTGTTAACATTctaacgcccaaggctccaaaaaagttggaacggtaacttcaactcaatggttctcgggcataactcaaccaatcaagatgattcttctttccagtgattttttagaatgtctagatgattctagaattttgcagaacttaatttgatcaaatctgtaatttttgcgatcaaaaacatcgttccaactttttttttcgcgtgtaaaaaaaatcgccaaaaattccgcggaggcagtggttttaaaaaaaggtggaaggATGTTTTCAGTCGCAGAAACTACAGATTTAATCAAATtgtgttctgcaaagttctaggataatctagacatcctaacaaatcactgaaaaaaagaatcgtcccaattggttgagtaatgcccgagaaccagcgagttgaagttactgttCCACCTTTtatgggaggcttgggcgtgcgttgggcgttccagtgttaatttaaatatttgaatttaagacaaatgcacagacatgCACAGactttttacagacattttaaaaaatcatgtggcatcaCTGATGCTCTTAGACTCTTTCTACTAAAAATTTATGTTATCTCGTTTTCGCGTGGGAGTAGGTAATTACGACCCATTCAGAGTGTCCTCCTGCTAACGCGGAACCCCATAGTTTGAGGTTGGTTATTTGCGGCAAAAATGTCCCCGTGAAATTGCCGCGCTCCCTACGCCAGTCAAATAGAGCCGAATCGATGCGGCAATAAAGCACAGCACATTTCTAACCGAATAATGAAAGATCCCGCCGCCAAATTGAATGGCCATTGTCAAATTGGCTAGTTGTGGAGACGGAGAGACAAAGTGCGGGTGTTGACCAGATGGCACGCATTGTATAGGGATGACAATAACACGTGCTCGGGACAGGACTCTGACAGCAAGGACGATGAATGGAAAGGAAAGGACTATGCGAGGAATTGGGAATGGCACTTTAATGCGGCGTGCTTGTGTGTTTTGTTCCGGGAATGTGATTATCGGAAGCGCCGAATATAATcgaaaattgtgtaattttttcGGTGTTTCCTGGTTGCTACACAATGGCAATTAAGTAAAGTGTGTCTAACCGGAAATGGGCAAATCTTGAAAGAAGTTATTGTTTGATATGCCAATTCTAAAAGTATTGGTACGTTTTTTGGGTACAGTACAGAACATGGTTGTATCAAATTATTGTGATGTTCTTGGTCTTCTAAGGAAACTCAAACAATAATGTACCACAAAAATCAAATCTTCAGCTGCCACTGTGGAAAGACCTTTCCCGCTGATAACCCTAAACCCGCTCGCTCGAAGTCACTTTCGGTGAGGCCGATAACAAATTGACTCATTTGAGCAACCGCCGCCGAAACATCGATATTTGTCATGTGCTGCTGTCAGCCAGCTAGTTGCGCTTCAAGTCTTCGGCCACATAATTAATGGCCGCGTTGAAATAATAGCACCCGGGAGTCGTGTGTCTCACACACAGGGGACGACTGCTCTAATGGTGTAGAACAAATGTTTCTTGTCCGGCACCGGTTGTTAAACTCTTTAAGCTACCTTCtccgaaaaaaggaaaaaaacaagaagTCAACGAGGAGGAGAAACGGGAGACCTCCAGGAACGATTGCAGCTCCTAAAAGTCACTTTTCCcgctgaaaaataataatttttctttaaacGAATTTCAACGACATTGTCGTTGTTGCTGGCCTAGAAGTCTGCATCTTTTTGGTTGAAAGACGGAGTGCACTGTTTTAAGGAGCGTCCTTTCTGCTCTACTTTCACTCTGGGACGCGGGACTGCATAAGCTGATAATTAATGGCTATCCGGGgtttgaaacgaaaaaaaaggtgcaggccTCCATGGTACTACTTTGTTCGGGTTGCAACTTGAAGATGGCAGTAGaattattataaattttgatatcaGATGCTTTTGAAGTTTTGgttatttaacaaaacaaaaatgtacaATTCCCACTTCAGCGTTTAATGTCAATTGACTTCTTCAAAACTCTCTGTGAAATGTTACCTCTGCAGCAGTAATTATCTAATGACAGCGTTCCCCCATCTCTTTCATCAACACCGTTACAACCCTCCAAGTCGTGCTCTGGTATTCCTAAAACACACTCACAACATCGAAAAGAAAGTCAAAAAGAACagcaattttaattaaattttacgtCAAAAACTTTCTTCATTCAGCCCCGTTCGCCAAAACAACCCCTTTCCCTACCTGCACCGATGACGACACTTTCAACTTGTAACTCCTTTCAGCCAGAGAGGAGTGTTAGTTGATGCCTTGCGCCACATTTGCGTTGAAAGCACCAACCAAAAAGTACTGCCAAGACGTTTTCTAATTCCTCCGAGCATCCAAAGTCCCTCTCGAAAGCAGCCAAATTGAACACGTCTTCTCTCGGTGAGCCCCCGAAATCGCTAAGACAGACGTCTTTCAATTTATCATCAAGCCAAAAAACAACCTTTTTCCTCCTAAGCTAAGCAGACACAATATGCTGGGTTGGGCTGGGAGGAAGCAAAGCATGAATTTTGCCAGTTTTCATTTCCTAGGGAAAAAGCCCATCTCGCTAGGAAAAACCACCTAAGTACTCTTGGTCCCTAGAAGAGTGGCTCTGGTCTATGCGAACTTATTCAGCAACGCACAACAAATTGGAGACTACACCCTTTCCCCCCAAGAACCTCCAGAAATGAAATGTTACGTAAGTTATTATGTTTACCTTGCTTGGGAAAGGGACGGGGGAGAGAGGGTATATTCTGCTTTGTTGACGCAATTGTGGGAAGAGGAAGCTTTCTTTGGGATAGGGTTGCTTGAACGAAATCCAAAAAAGGTTTATTAACTAGAgtcaacgtgttttttgctttttgctttttgctttttgctttttgctttttgctttttgctttttgctttttgctttttgctttttgctttttgctttttgctttttgctttttgctttttgctttttgctttttgctttttgctttttgctttttctttttcttttgctttttgctttttgctttttgctttttgctttttgctttttgctttttgctttttgctttttgctttttgctttttgctttttgctttttgctttttgctttttgcgtttttgcgtTTTGGCGTTTTTGCGTTTTTGCTCTTTTGCACTTTAGCATTTTTGctcttttgcatttttgcatttttgctcttttgcatttttgctttttgcatttttctttgTGCTTTTAAGTGAACCCTACCTTCCAACCTATGAAACTTTTACCCAAACACACACAGACTGGAGAAAAATTAACTACACGAACAATCTCTCCATTTCTCCCAGTAGCAGGAACAATTAAGATAGGAAAAGCAGATTCTGCCCTTTTTTCCCTACCCCTTTTCCCGAAAGGACCTCCACCCAGTCCACCCCCGCAAAAAGGTACTAATTCCTTCCTATTGGGAAAATGCGTTGCACACGGGCGGGAGAGTAAGGAAATGCGAGGAAGGTGGTGGAAAAGCTTATTTGTATCTTTCGTTCAACCAAACCTAGCCCAGCAGCTCTGATAGGCAGCTtatgaaaaatgacgaaaactggTTGAGTTGTTTCTGCTGTCAGGACGGGGCTCCATCACCGAAAAGAAGCATTTTCCCCGGGATGTAATCGGGTTGTTTGTGTTGGTGGGGAGGGGGACTGGGAAGAAAAGAAGCTTTGCGAAACCTTCAACGAAGTTCGAGGGATGAGGATGAGGTTCCTTTGTGGTgtggtgtgtgtgtatgtgtttgtgCGGGGAGATTGAGGTATTTAATGTTTTGCGATAAGCATCGAGCAGGAATTTTACCTTCGTAATCTGCACTTCACCGGAAATACAAATCTCAGACGGGAGAAACTTGGGATGAGTTTCTGATAATGATGAAAATAGCGTTTTTGATGATGTTGAAATCGACACAATCAGCAACAAACGTAAAAAACGCCGCAAAACTTGACCGAGTTTATGTGCAAAGTTATCCGGAAAAAACATCGTCAAACATATCTGAGGCAGTAAATCGTACCCATAAATCTTTTGTTCTTTGACGCGAA
Protein-coding sequences here:
- the LOC6036755 gene encoding uncharacterized protein LOC6036755, with the protein product MKPRTVLTILVQIAAVLASSIPDETEQEFVPGKLRDPAAETSFVQGSLRQGTAPTYTEKSCDLTKSAVCASCTVIKVCIAAITITAMVADNTNPKKTCPPATPFCSMSTTVTGAVCQKTPDPAEASCAQAKPAFTCTGIGFYPDPYSCQVYHFCSAQGAPPQDYDCPEGYKFSSKTSGCVAQAGKCPTVTCPSAPAATSIYLPYPDDTQFYVYCTYDTTVTPTKVTPLMFSCGLGSAYNPMTDQCEYKCMKEGNFVDTANPRQYYQCYLMAGKLVYKDKICKADEKFSVPDNACVKA
- the LOC6036754 gene encoding uncharacterized protein LOC6036754; this translates as MKPPTVLQILAAFFAILASCLAAVAPPEFVPGTLRETSRQTAARYTIKDCDATRSSTCTDCGKIKLCLSTDDTKNPIQDCPANIPYCSMSATVTGGVCQKIPDPTVAECAPAKSTFTCTGVGFYPDLKSCQLYHYCSALGAVADDYECPGGYRFSSKANGCALSSVACPTFTCKPDNPDAVYQTYPADTQYYVYCSYDRTKSPPSFLGAYVLSCGQGAAYNPATDRCVFTCPKEGLFVDSANPRQYYQCYYLNGVLVPRDMVCAATQKFSPADNRCV